The stretch of DNA AGGGCAAGCAGCCTGCGGCGGCGGCGAACCTTCTTGGAGGGCCTGACCACTACCTGGGTTGCCGTTGAACCGGCGATGAGGCTGTGCGCTGCGGCATCGGCATGGTGCACGTCCTCCGGGTGGCCGGTGTGGTGGCCGGAATCTTCGGCGTGCAGGTCGTCGTGGTAGTCGGCATCGCCGTGGACCTGGCCGTAATGGGCGTTGTCGTGGTACTCGTGACCGTCCGGGTACTGGGCCGGGTCAGCGTAGTGGGGGTCTCCCGCGTACTCATGAACGTCCGTCGCCGGGTGTTCCGCGGCCGCATGCGGGTCCTGGTGGTCGTCGGCGGCGAACACTTCGCCGTGCCGGTGGTCGGGCGCGTCGGGGCCACCCACGTTGTCCGCGACGGGTTCAGGTTGCTCAGGCGCACCGTGCGCGGCCGGATCCTGACCGGCGGCACCATGGTGACCTCCGTCGTCGGACGTTCCGTTGTCCGGGGCCGCCTCCTGGATGGAAGGAGGCGCGGCAGGTGCGGCCGGCAGCGGCGCTGCGGCTGTGGGGCCGGTGGCCGGTTGCGCGGGGACGGCGGGGGGATCTGCGGGCTGCGGGGGCACGTCGGCACCGGTCTCGTAGGCCTGCTCAGGGACAGCGCCCTGGCCGCCGGTGTCGAGGCTCTTTTCCCGTGCCCGGATCTCCTTGCGCGTCAGCGGCCTCCCTCCCCCGGAGTCCAGGGGCCCTGAGGCGTCGTCAATGTTGGCAGGGCTCACTGTTGCCTTCCATTATCTGAAAATCGTGCCGTATCCGGGGTGGCGCGGACGGACTCATCCGTACCGCTGTCCCCCAGGTCCACGGACGGGGATGGCGCTGTCACGCGTGAGCCGACATCCGCTCCCCGGGCTTTCTGCATGTCGATGGCGTGCTGCAGGATGCCTGCCGCCGCGACCTGATCAACTACTTTACGGTGGTTCCTGCTGCTCATGCCAGCTTCATGCAGGTTGCGGTGCGCCGAGACGCTGCTGAGCCGCTCGTCAACCATGTTGACCGGCACGTCCAGGCCGCGGGCCGCGAGTTCGGCCGCCAGCAGGCCGGCATAGTCGGACGCCATCCTCGCAGAAGCGTGTTCCTCGCCCTTCATGGTGCGGGGCATGCCGACGATGACCTGCACAGCTCCCAGTTCCTCCGCCAGTTTCGCGATCAGGCGAACGTCGGAGTTCTTCTTGGTGTTCCGGTCCAGGGTCTTGTACGGCGTGGCCAAGATGGAGTCACGGTCGCAGATGGCCACCCCCACCCGGACCGTGCCAACGTCTACCCCCAGTTTGACGCCCTGGGGGTAGCCGCCGGCGGTTGCGGGATCGGCCATGTCAGGACTGGCGCCGTTCGACGGCATCCAGGATGGCCGCCAACGCGGCACCCACCTTGCCTGCATCGGTGCCGCCGCCCTGGGCGACATCGTCCTTGCCGCCGCCTCCGCCGCCAAGGACTCCGGCAGCCAGCCGAACCAGGGCTCCTGCCTTCACTCCGGCGTTCCGGGCAGCTTCGTTGGTGGCCACCAGGACCAGCGGCCGGTCGTTTGCCACGCCCGCAACAGCCACTGCGGCGGGTGCCGAGCCCAGCCGGTTGCGCAGGTCCAGTGCCAGGCCGCGGATGTCGTCTGCGCCGCTGACGGAACCGGCGTCGTGGGCGATGAGGCTAACGCCCGCCGCGTCCTTCGCGCTGTTGACCAGCTGGGCTGCTGAGGCTGCCAGCTGTTCCTTGCGGAGCCGGTCCAGTTCCTTCTCCGTGGCCTTGAGCTTGGCAAGCGTTGCGGAGATCCGGTCGGCCAGCTGCCCGGACGGCACCTTCAGGAGATCGGTCAGTTCAGTGACCAGCGCACGCTCAGCCGCGAGGTGCCGGAAGGCCTCCATGCCCACGAAGGCTTCCACGCGTCGGTTTCCGGACCCTACGGACTGTTCGCCCAGCAGGGAAAGGCTGCCGATCAGTGAGGTGTTGGCTACGTGCGTTCCGCCGCACAGCTCACGGGACCACGCGCCGTCGATCTCTACAACGCGGACTTCGCTGCCGTAGTTCTCGCCGAAGAGCGCCATGGCGCCCAGGGCCTTTGCCTCGGCGAGGCCCATGACCTTTGTTTCCACCGCGTAGTTGTTGCGGATGGCCAGGTTTGACACCTCTTCGATTTCCGACCGGGTGGCGGTGCTCAGGCCCTCGCCCCAGGCGAAGTCGAAGCGCAGGTAGCCCGCTTTGTTGAAGGATCCGCGCTGGGTGGCTTCCGGGCCAAGGATCTGGTGCAGGGCGGCGTGCACGATGTGGGTGCCCGTGTGCGCCTGCTCTGCGGCGTGGCGCCGTTCGCGGTCGACGGCGGCGCGCACCAGCGAGTCAGCACCGATTTCGCCTTCGCGGACAATCGCCTTGTGCACGCTGAGGCCCTTGACGGGACGCTGGACGTCCAGGACCTCGACCACGAAGCCGTCGCCGGTGATGAGGCCGGTATCGGCCGCCTGGCCGCCGGCCTCGGCGTAGAACGGCGTTTCCGAGAGTACAAGTTCGATCTCATCGCCAGTGGCTGCCTGCTGGACCGGACGGCCGCCGGTGAGCAGGCCGCGGACGCGGGATTCGCCGTCGAGCTCGGTGTACCCGGTGAAGACCGTTTCGCCCTGGGCCAGGATGTCCTGGAAGGCGCTGAGGTCGGCATGGCCGCCCTTCTTGCCCTTGGCGTCGGCCTGGGCACGCTGGCGCTGTTCCTGCATCAGGCTGCGGAAGGCGGCCTCGTCAACCTTCAGCCCGGCTTCCTCGGCCATTTCGAGCGTGAGGTCAATGGGGAAACCGTAGGTGTCGTGGAGGGCGAAGGCATCTTCGCCGGACAGCTGCTTGTTGGCGGCCTTTGATTCCTTGACTGCTTCCTCGAGCCTCGCCGTGCCGGATGCAATGGTCCGCAGGAAAGCTTTTTCTTCGGCGTACGCAATCCGGCTGATCCGGGCGAAGTCCGTTTCGACGACCGGGTAGACGCCCTTCATGGCGTCGCGCGAAGCCGGCAGCAGGTCCGGAAGGCAGGCCTGCTCTACGCCGAGGAGGCGCATGGAACGCACGGCGCGGCGGATGAGGCGGCGCAGGACGTAGCCGCGGCCCTCGTTCGAGGGGGTCACGCCGTCGGAAATCAGCATCAGGGCGGACCGGATGTGGTCACCCACAACACGCATCCGGACATCGTCCGTGTGGTGGGGGTCATCCGGGGTTTCGGCCGAGGTGTACTCCTTGCCGGAGAGTTCGGCAGCCTTGTCGATGACGGGACGGACCTGGTCGGTCTCGTACATGTTCTCGACACCCTGGAGGATCATCGCCAGGCGCTCCATGCCCAGGCCGGTGTCGATGTTCTTCTTGGGCAGTTCACCAACGATGTCGAAGTCGTCCTTGGAGCGGACGTTGTCGATCTGGTACTGCATGAAGACAAGGTTCCAGATTTCGATGTACCGGGTCTCGTCAGCGAGCGGGCCGCCTTCGATGCCGTAGGCGGGACCACGGTCATAGTAGATCTCGGAGCAGGGGCCGGCCGGGCCGGGCTGGCCGGTGTTCCAGTAGTTGTCGGCCTTGCCCATCTTCTGGATGCGCTCCGCGGGAACGCCGGTGTTCTTCAGCCACAGTTCCTTGGCTTCGTCATCTTCTTCGTAGACCGTTACCCACAGGAGTTCGGGCGGCAGGCCGTACCCGCCGTCGTCAACGCTGGTGGTGAGCAACTCCCAGGCGTACTTGATGGCGTCTTCCTTGAAGTAGTCACCAAAGGAAAAGTTGCCGCACATCTGGAAGAAGGTGCCGTGCCGGGCGGTCTTGCCCACTTCCTCGATGTCGCCGGTGCGGATGCACTTCTGGACGCTAGTGGCCCGGGTGTACGGCGCCTCTTCGCGGGCCGTGAGGTAGGGAATGAAAGGCACCATGCCGGCCACAGTGAACAGCAGCGACGGGTCGCTGGACACCAGCGATGCGGAGGGAACCGCCGTGTGGCCCTTGCTGACAAAAAAGTCCACCCAGCGCTTGGTGATCTCCTGCGATTTCATGAGCTGTTTCATACCCTTCTTGGTCCGCGCTTGACGACGCGGAAAGTTCGTTCAGGCGGCAGGGCCTGGTCGGGTTCCCTGCCGGGTTGGTGCGGGCTGACGGCCCGGGGGCGTCAGCTGCGGACCAGGTCCGCGGTTTCGACGCCGAGCGCACTCCGCAGGTCGGTTTCGCGCTCCTGCATTCCGGCGCGTACGGCGTCAGCGAAGTCGTAGACGCCGTCGGCCAGCCTGCCTACAGCCCTGTTGAGGCCTTCCGGGCCCAAAGCGGACTGGGCCTCGGTGACCTTGCGGAAGGCGATGACACCGATGGCCACGCCGATTCCCATCCAGACAAGTCGTTTCATGGTGTTCTTTCGGGGCTTAGCGGCTGCGGCGGCCGGTGGAGGGCTTCTTGCGGTTGGAGAGCGCACTGCGGACGCCGTAGCTGAACGCGGCCACCTTGATCAGCGGCGATCCAACGGTGGCGGCCACCAGGGACGACAGCGCCGAAAGGTTGGCAGAAGCATCAGAGACGTTGGACGAAATGCCGTCCACCTTCTTCAGCTGCTGGTTCGTGGTGGTCACGGTGGCCGTGACCTCATCCATCAGGGGCGTCGCGCCGTCACTCAGTGACCGGATGGACGTCCGCACCTCATCCAACACCTTGCCCAGCTTGAGGATGGGCACGGCGAGCAGCAGCACCAGGAGTGCAAACACTCCGGCAGCGACCAGGCCGGCGATATCGCCACCAGTCATAGACGTTCATCTCCTTGAAATTCTGTGGTCCGGAACCATCCTGCGCACTTCGCGAACCGCGTTGGGCAGATGTCCCCCAAGTACCTTACATACAAAGAAGCCCGTGGCGCTTGCCACGGGCTTCTTTGGATACGCTGCTGGGATTTAGCGTGCGTAGAATTCGACGACGAGCTGCTCTTCGCAGGTCACCGGGATTTCGGAGCGCTTGGGGCGGCGGACCAGGCGGGCCTGCAGTGCCTCAAGCTTGACGTCCAGGTAAGCCGGGACGGCAGGCAGGACATCGCGGTGCGCGCCGGCTGCTGCAACCTGGAGCGGAACCATGGTTTCGCTGCGGCTGTGGACGTGGACCAGCTGGCCCTCGCCGACGCGGAACGACGGACGGTCAACGCGGATGCCGTCAACCAGGATGTGGCGGTGCACAACCAGCTGGCGGGCCTGGGCGATGGTGCGGGCGAAGCCGGCACGCAGGACCAGGGCGTCAAGGCGCATTTCGAGCAGTTCGATGAGGTTCTCACCGGTCAGGCCCTTGGTG from Pseudarthrobacter chlorophenolicus A6 encodes:
- the alaS gene encoding alanine--tRNA ligase, translated to MKSQEITKRWVDFFVSKGHTAVPSASLVSSDPSLLFTVAGMVPFIPYLTAREEAPYTRATSVQKCIRTGDIEEVGKTARHGTFFQMCGNFSFGDYFKEDAIKYAWELLTTSVDDGGYGLPPELLWVTVYEEDDEAKELWLKNTGVPAERIQKMGKADNYWNTGQPGPAGPCSEIYYDRGPAYGIEGGPLADETRYIEIWNLVFMQYQIDNVRSKDDFDIVGELPKKNIDTGLGMERLAMILQGVENMYETDQVRPVIDKAAELSGKEYTSAETPDDPHHTDDVRMRVVGDHIRSALMLISDGVTPSNEGRGYVLRRLIRRAVRSMRLLGVEQACLPDLLPASRDAMKGVYPVVETDFARISRIAYAEEKAFLRTIASGTARLEEAVKESKAANKQLSGEDAFALHDTYGFPIDLTLEMAEEAGLKVDEAAFRSLMQEQRQRAQADAKGKKGGHADLSAFQDILAQGETVFTGYTELDGESRVRGLLTGGRPVQQAATGDEIELVLSETPFYAEAGGQAADTGLITGDGFVVEVLDVQRPVKGLSVHKAIVREGEIGADSLVRAAVDRERRHAAEQAHTGTHIVHAALHQILGPEATQRGSFNKAGYLRFDFAWGEGLSTATRSEIEEVSNLAIRNNYAVETKVMGLAEAKALGAMALFGENYGSEVRVVEIDGAWSRELCGGTHVANTSLIGSLSLLGEQSVGSGNRRVEAFVGMEAFRHLAAERALVTELTDLLKVPSGQLADRISATLAKLKATEKELDRLRKEQLAASAAQLVNSAKDAAGVSLIAHDAGSVSGADDIRGLALDLRNRLGSAPAAVAVAGVANDRPLVLVATNEAARNAGVKAGALVRLAAGVLGGGGGGKDDVAQGGGTDAGKVGAALAAILDAVERRQS
- a CDS encoding DUF948 domain-containing protein — its product is MTGGDIAGLVAAGVFALLVLLLAVPILKLGKVLDEVRTSIRSLSDGATPLMDEVTATVTTTNQQLKKVDGISSNVSDASANLSALSSLVAATVGSPLIKVAAFSYGVRSALSNRKKPSTGRRSR
- a CDS encoding DUF6167 family protein — its product is MKRLVWMGIGVAIGVIAFRKVTEAQSALGPEGLNRAVGRLADGVYDFADAVRAGMQERETDLRSALGVETADLVRS
- the rpsD gene encoding 30S ribosomal protein S4, whose protein sequence is MANNTRARRQARLSRSLGIALTPKAAKYMERRPYGPGEHGRARKKQDSDYAVRLREKQRLRAQYGIREAQMTRAFEEARRTKGLTGENLIELLEMRLDALVLRAGFARTIAQARQLVVHRHILVDGIRVDRPSFRVGEGQLVHVHSRSETMVPLQVAAAGAHRDVLPAVPAYLDVKLEALQARLVRRPKRSEIPVTCEEQLVVEFYAR
- the ruvX gene encoding Holliday junction resolvase RuvX, with translation MADPATAGGYPQGVKLGVDVGTVRVGVAICDRDSILATPYKTLDRNTKKNSDVRLIAKLAEELGAVQVIVGMPRTMKGEEHASARMASDYAGLLAAELAARGLDVPVNMVDERLSSVSAHRNLHEAGMSSRNHRKVVDQVAAAGILQHAIDMQKARGADVGSRVTAPSPSVDLGDSGTDESVRATPDTARFSDNGRQQ